The following coding sequences lie in one Saccharopolyspora hordei genomic window:
- a CDS encoding NAD(P)H-hydrate dehydratase yields MHGVWTPDQIRAAEQQLFVSTPEPVVMRRAAFAVAVHTARLLDECTGGVAGRRVALLVGAGNNGGDALWAGAFLRRRGVGVTAVLLAPEKAHAAGLAALRRAGGRAVPAEGASPDTAGIGADAADAVERADVVVDGIVGLSARGSLRPTAAELVRRVEVPVVAVDLPSGVDPVTGAVEGPAVSADLTVTFGGRKPCHVLGEGAVRSGEVEVVDIGLDDHLPSPELHVLEAAEIGAGWPVPGPADDKYSQGVVGVAAGSASYPGAAVLASGAAVQATSGMVRYAGPAADVVRSHWPEVVATGSVGDAGRVQAWAVGPGIGTGASGRDVLRHVLESGRPVCADADSITLLADDPALWDARDPDAPLVLTPHAGEFARLAGEGLGPDRVTAAREVAQRCDAVVLLKGNTTVVAAPDGRVLVNDSRHAWPATAGSGDVLTGLIGALLASGVDPWLACGYAAHVHARAADLAAHGGTVERSEVGAPIGASALLAAVPVAIRQVRAAALD; encoded by the coding sequence ATGCACGGAGTGTGGACCCCGGACCAGATCCGCGCCGCTGAGCAGCAGCTCTTCGTCAGCACTCCGGAACCCGTGGTGATGCGCCGCGCCGCCTTCGCGGTCGCCGTGCACACCGCGCGCCTGCTCGACGAGTGCACCGGTGGCGTCGCCGGCCGACGGGTCGCGCTGCTGGTCGGCGCCGGGAACAACGGCGGCGACGCGCTGTGGGCGGGGGCCTTCCTGCGCCGTCGCGGGGTCGGGGTCACCGCCGTGCTGCTCGCCCCGGAGAAGGCGCACGCCGCGGGGCTCGCCGCGCTGCGCCGCGCCGGCGGTCGCGCGGTGCCCGCCGAGGGCGCCAGCCCGGACACCGCGGGGATCGGCGCCGACGCGGCGGACGCCGTGGAGCGGGCCGACGTCGTGGTCGACGGCATCGTCGGCCTGTCCGCGCGCGGCTCGCTGCGGCCGACCGCGGCCGAGCTGGTGCGGCGGGTGGAGGTGCCGGTGGTGGCGGTCGACCTGCCCAGCGGCGTCGACCCGGTGACCGGCGCCGTCGAGGGACCCGCGGTGTCGGCGGACCTGACCGTGACCTTCGGCGGTCGCAAGCCCTGCCACGTGCTGGGCGAGGGCGCGGTGCGCTCGGGCGAGGTCGAGGTGGTCGACATCGGCCTCGACGACCACCTGCCGAGCCCCGAGCTGCACGTGCTGGAGGCCGCCGAGATCGGCGCGGGCTGGCCGGTGCCGGGCCCGGCCGACGACAAGTACAGCCAGGGCGTGGTCGGCGTGGCCGCCGGTTCGGCCAGCTACCCGGGCGCTGCGGTGCTGGCCAGCGGGGCCGCGGTGCAGGCGACCTCGGGCATGGTCCGCTACGCCGGTCCGGCCGCGGACGTGGTGCGGTCCCACTGGCCGGAGGTGGTGGCCACCGGCTCGGTCGGGGACGCCGGCCGGGTGCAGGCGTGGGCGGTCGGGCCGGGCATCGGCACCGGGGCCAGCGGGCGGGACGTGCTGCGGCACGTGCTGGAGTCCGGGCGACCGGTGTGCGCCGACGCCGACTCGATCACGCTGCTCGCCGACGACCCGGCGCTCTGGGACGCGCGGGACCCGGACGCGCCGCTGGTCCTGACGCCGCACGCCGGCGAGTTCGCGCGGCTGGCCGGGGAGGGACTGGGCCCGGACCGGGTCACGGCGGCGCGGGAGGTCGCCCAGCGCTGCGACGCGGTGGTGCTGCTCAAGGGCAACACCACGGTCGTCGCCGCACCGGACGGCCGGGTGCTGGTCAACGACTCGCGGCACGCGTGGCCGGCCACCGCGGGCTCCGGCGACGTCCTGACGGGGCTGATCGGCGCGCTGCTGGCCAGCGGGGTCGACCCGTGGCTGGCCTGCGGGTACGCCGCGCACGTGCACGCGCGGGCGGCGGACCTCGCGGCGCACGGCGGGACCGTCGAGCGGAGCGAGGTGGGGGCGCCGATCGGGGCGTCGGCCCTGCTCGCGGCGGTCCCGGTGGCGATCCGCCAGGTCCGCGCCGCGGCCCTGGACTGA
- the alr gene encoding alanine racemase — MSDQPVQRADLRIDVGAIRDNVRVLSARARESGARTMAIVKSDGYGHGAVTVARAALESGADCLGVASLDEALQLRAAGITAPVFCWLHTVDDDFGPAIAEDVELSASSLAGLQRIEAAAAAQGRVARVHLKIDTGLCRSGCPADLWPALVEAAAKAEANGHVEVVAVWSHLACADELGHPSIDAQAEELQRAHQQARAAGLDPIRHLANSAAVLTRPDLHFELVRPGIAVYGLDPVPQDGDHGLRPAMTFRSSVVLTKRVPAGSSVSYGHTWTAQRPTTLALVPVGYADGVPRTLSGRMSVWLAGARRPVVGRVCMDQLVVDCGDDAVHEGDEVLLFGPGDRGEPTAAEWADELGTIHYEIVTGMYRPRVTRTVVDDREPA, encoded by the coding sequence ATGAGTGACCAGCCCGTGCAGCGCGCCGACCTGCGCATCGACGTCGGCGCGATCCGCGACAACGTGAGGGTGCTCTCGGCGCGTGCCCGCGAGTCGGGCGCTCGCACGATGGCCATCGTCAAGTCAGACGGCTACGGCCACGGCGCCGTGACCGTGGCGCGCGCCGCGCTGGAGTCCGGTGCCGACTGCCTCGGCGTCGCCTCCCTCGACGAGGCGCTGCAGCTGCGCGCGGCCGGGATCACCGCGCCGGTGTTCTGCTGGCTCCACACCGTGGACGACGACTTCGGGCCCGCGATCGCCGAGGACGTCGAGCTGTCCGCCTCGTCGCTGGCCGGGCTGCAGCGGATCGAGGCGGCGGCCGCGGCGCAGGGCCGCGTCGCGCGCGTGCACCTCAAGATCGACACCGGGCTGTGCCGCAGCGGCTGCCCCGCCGACCTCTGGCCCGCGCTGGTGGAGGCCGCGGCGAAGGCGGAGGCGAACGGCCACGTCGAGGTCGTGGCCGTGTGGTCGCACCTGGCGTGCGCCGACGAGCTCGGCCACCCCTCCATCGACGCGCAGGCCGAGGAGCTCCAGCGCGCGCACCAGCAGGCGCGCGCGGCGGGCCTGGACCCGATCCGGCACCTGGCCAACTCGGCGGCCGTGCTCACCCGCCCCGACCTGCACTTCGAGCTGGTCCGGCCGGGCATCGCCGTCTACGGGCTGGACCCGGTGCCGCAGGACGGCGACCACGGCCTGCGCCCCGCCATGACGTTCCGCTCCTCGGTGGTGCTGACCAAGCGCGTCCCGGCGGGGTCGAGCGTCTCCTACGGGCACACCTGGACCGCACAGCGGCCGACGACGCTGGCGCTGGTGCCGGTCGGCTACGCCGACGGCGTGCCGCGCACCCTCTCCGGCCGGATGTCGGTGTGGCTGGCGGGCGCGCGGCGGCCGGTGGTCGGCCGGGTCTGCATGGACCAGCTGGTGGTGGACTGCGGCGACGACGCGGTCCACGAGGGCGACGAGGTGCTGCTGTTCGGGCCGGGCGACCGCGGTGAGCCGACGGCCGCCGAGTGGGCCGACGAGCTCGGCACCATCCACTACGAGATCGTCACCGGCATGTACCGGCCGCGCGTGACGCGGACCGTGGTGGACGACCGGGAGCCGGCATGA
- a CDS encoding alpha/beta fold hydrolase codes for MKPLWQALAWTSGVLGAAITGAAVGAVARTRVTAQRDADDLPEEPLGRLRPDRQSTVAADDGVPLVVQEVDPAGGGEPELTVVLVHGFALDSRCWHFQRRDLPGCTDPRVRVVLYDQRSHGRSGHSSKRGSTIEQLGRDLDAVLRAVAPEGPVALVGHSMGGMTIMALAEQRPELFRDRVRAVALIGTAAHSVAAAGLPRAWLSRVNPVPRGLALLSSLQPDLVERTRRVGDGITWRLIRSLSFGDRAISPAVVDLMAEMIGATTVEVVTDFLETISLHDRKTALAALRTCEVLVLSGDADRVTPFSPHAEALAAELPDATLVRVEGAGHPVMLERPELVTEQLTALLRRAVGR; via the coding sequence GTGAAACCGCTCTGGCAGGCGCTGGCCTGGACGAGCGGTGTGCTCGGCGCCGCGATCACCGGCGCCGCGGTCGGGGCCGTCGCGCGCACCCGGGTGACCGCGCAGCGCGACGCCGACGACCTCCCCGAGGAACCGCTGGGCCGGCTCCGCCCGGACCGCCAGTCCACCGTGGCCGCCGACGACGGGGTCCCGCTGGTGGTGCAGGAGGTCGACCCGGCCGGCGGCGGGGAGCCGGAGCTGACCGTCGTGCTGGTGCACGGGTTCGCGCTCGACTCCCGCTGCTGGCACTTCCAGCGCCGTGACCTGCCGGGGTGCACCGACCCGCGGGTCCGGGTGGTGCTCTACGACCAGCGCAGCCACGGCCGCTCCGGGCACTCGTCCAAGCGCGGCAGCACCATCGAGCAGCTCGGCCGCGACCTGGACGCGGTGCTGCGCGCGGTGGCGCCGGAGGGGCCGGTCGCGCTGGTGGGGCACTCGATGGGGGGCATGACGATCATGGCCCTGGCCGAGCAGCGGCCGGAGCTGTTCCGGGACCGGGTGCGGGCGGTGGCGCTGATCGGGACCGCGGCCCACTCGGTGGCCGCGGCCGGGCTGCCCCGCGCCTGGCTGTCGCGGGTCAACCCGGTGCCGCGCGGGCTGGCGCTGCTGTCCAGCCTCCAGCCCGACCTGGTGGAGCGCACCCGGCGCGTGGGCGACGGCATCACCTGGCGGCTGATCCGCTCGTTGTCGTTCGGGGACCGCGCCATCTCGCCCGCCGTGGTGGACCTGATGGCGGAGATGATCGGGGCGACCACCGTCGAGGTGGTGACCGACTTCCTGGAGACGATCAGCCTGCACGACCGCAAGACCGCGCTCGCGGCGCTGCGGACCTGCGAGGTGCTGGTGCTCAGCGGCGACGCCGACCGGGTCACCCCGTTCTCGCCGCACGCCGAGGCGCTGGCCGCCGAGCTGCCGGACGCGACGCTGGTGCGGGTCGAGGGCGCCGGGCACCCGGTCATGCTGGAGCGGCCGGAGTTGGTCACCGAGCAGTTGACCGCGCTGCTGCGCAGGGCGGTCGGGAGGTGA
- the tsaE gene encoding tRNA (adenosine(37)-N6)-threonylcarbamoyltransferase complex ATPase subunit type 1 TsaE — protein MSAALRTAELPQEADTLEFGRRLGAALRAGDLVLLDGPLGAGKTVLTRGIAAGMGVTGRVTSPTFVIARVHRPESGDGPALVHVDAYRLGGLEEIDDLDLDTDLTDAAVVVEWGEGVAERLADSYLLVRLRRRADDVREVTWEPHGESWEARANGLLER, from the coding sequence GTGAGTGCTGCGCTGCGGACCGCGGAGCTGCCGCAGGAGGCGGACACGCTCGAGTTCGGCCGCCGGCTGGGCGCGGCGTTGCGGGCCGGCGACCTGGTGCTGCTGGACGGCCCGCTCGGCGCGGGCAAGACCGTGCTCACGCGGGGCATCGCGGCGGGCATGGGCGTGACCGGCCGGGTCACCTCGCCGACGTTCGTGATCGCGCGGGTGCACCGGCCGGAGTCCGGGGACGGACCGGCGCTGGTGCACGTCGACGCCTACCGGCTGGGTGGGCTGGAGGAGATCGACGACCTGGACCTGGACACCGACCTCACCGATGCTGCGGTGGTGGTCGAGTGGGGCGAGGGCGTGGCGGAGCGGCTCGCCGACAGCTACCTGCTGGTGCGGCTGCGGCGCCGCGCCGACGACGTCCGGGAGGTGACCTGGGAACCGCACGGCGAGTCCTGGGAGGCACGGGCGAACGGGTTGCTGGAGAGGTGA
- a CDS encoding VTT domain-containing protein gives MNELLAGIPGPLALITAMVVLFAESGFVVGLFLPGTGTVLALGLLAGSGVVQVWLAAVCASAATALGCQHSFHRGRRGGLVRRELVKRVGEERLTRVESSLEGRAEVTVAVSQCFAAVRTLVPRLAARTGMTRLRFTLCNLPVAIAWATTLVLLGALSGDAYELVETVAGLAGLPVLAVAAAIALAVWWVRRRARATAPDGDEVSSRG, from the coding sequence GTGAACGAGCTGCTGGCCGGGATCCCCGGTCCTCTCGCGCTGATCACCGCGATGGTGGTGCTGTTCGCCGAGTCCGGCTTCGTGGTCGGGCTCTTCCTGCCCGGCACGGGCACGGTCCTGGCGCTGGGCCTGCTGGCGGGCAGCGGCGTCGTCCAGGTCTGGCTGGCCGCGGTGTGCGCCTCGGCCGCGACCGCCCTGGGCTGCCAGCACAGCTTCCACCGGGGCCGCCGCGGTGGCCTGGTCCGCCGCGAGCTGGTGAAGCGGGTGGGCGAGGAGCGGCTCACCCGCGTCGAGTCGTCGCTGGAGGGGCGTGCCGAGGTGACCGTCGCGGTGTCGCAGTGCTTCGCCGCGGTGCGCACCCTGGTGCCCCGGCTGGCCGCGCGGACCGGGATGACCCGCCTGCGCTTCACCCTCTGCAACCTCCCGGTCGCCATCGCCTGGGCGACGACCCTGGTGCTGCTCGGCGCGCTGTCCGGCGACGCCTACGAGCTGGTGGAGACCGTCGCGGGCCTGGCGGGACTGCCCGTCCTCGCCGTCGCCGCGGCGATCGCCCTCGCGGTCTGGTGGGTCCGCCGCCGGGCGCGGGCGACGGCGCCCGACGGCGACGAGGTGTCCAGCCGGGGGTAG
- a CDS encoding PhzF family phenazine biosynthesis protein, translating to MAEVQRLVAFSSDPRGGNPAGVVLDATGLTDADMLRIAAEVGYSETAFVVPRGEREHDVRYFSPKAEVAFCGHATIATAVALAERDGTGRFDLHTPAGPVPVDTQVDGSGRHTATLTSVPTSVREVAPAALDEALAALGWTTDDLDPALPPRVAFAGNDHLVLAVSTRDRLAALSYDFDRLAALMSTQDWTTLQLVWRETPALFHARDPFPPGGVVEDPATGAAAAAFGGYLKHLGLVTPPTTFRIHQGDDMGRPSVLDVEVAPDHDRVRVTGTATRLG from the coding sequence ATGGCCGAGGTCCAGCGGCTGGTGGCCTTCAGCAGCGATCCGCGGGGCGGCAACCCGGCGGGCGTGGTGCTCGACGCGACGGGACTGACCGACGCCGACATGCTGCGCATCGCCGCCGAGGTCGGGTACTCCGAAACCGCGTTCGTGGTCCCGCGCGGCGAGCGCGAGCACGACGTCCGGTACTTCAGCCCGAAGGCCGAGGTCGCCTTCTGCGGGCACGCGACCATCGCCACCGCGGTCGCGCTCGCCGAGCGCGACGGCACCGGGCGGTTCGACCTGCACACGCCGGCCGGGCCGGTACCGGTGGACACCCAGGTCGACGGCTCCGGTCGGCACACCGCCACGCTCACCAGCGTTCCCACCTCGGTCCGCGAGGTGGCGCCCGCCGCCCTCGACGAGGCGCTGGCGGCGCTCGGCTGGACCACCGACGACCTCGACCCGGCCCTGCCGCCCCGCGTGGCCTTCGCCGGCAACGACCACCTCGTGCTCGCGGTGTCCACGAGGGACAGGCTGGCCGCGCTCTCCTACGACTTCGACCGCCTCGCCGCGCTGATGTCCACACAGGACTGGACGACGCTGCAGCTGGTCTGGCGCGAGACGCCCGCGCTGTTCCACGCCCGCGACCCGTTCCCGCCGGGCGGCGTGGTGGAGGACCCGGCGACCGGCGCGGCCGCGGCGGCGTTCGGCGGCTACCTCAAGCACCTCGGCCTGGTCACCCCGCCGACGACCTTCCGCATCCACCAGGGCGACGACATGGGCCGCCCCAGCGTCCTCGACGTCGAGGTGGCCCCGGACCACGACCGAGTCCGCGTCACCGGCACCGCCACCCGCCTCGGGTGA
- a CDS encoding IclR family transcriptional regulator, giving the protein MTTGPQRASQGGGVQSVERTFELLELMADAGGEVALSELAEKSGLPLPTIHRIIRTLVSNGYARQQPSRRYALGPRLIRLGETASRALGSWARPYLAELTEATGETSNMAVLDGEQIVYVAQVPSQHSMRMFTEVGRRVDAHATAVGKAVMATLPPDAVTQLLSRTTMHPQTERTITSIEAMQEELARIREQGYALDDGEQEVGVRCYAVAVPGAPAGAAISISGPEARMARISTDEVIPLMQRLAKDLSAELSTTTA; this is encoded by the coding sequence ATGACGACTGGCCCGCAGCGGGCAAGCCAAGGCGGAGGGGTGCAGTCGGTCGAGCGCACCTTCGAGCTGCTGGAACTCATGGCCGACGCCGGCGGCGAGGTCGCCCTGTCCGAGCTGGCGGAGAAGTCCGGCCTGCCGCTGCCGACGATCCACCGCATCATCCGCACCCTGGTCAGCAACGGCTACGCCCGGCAGCAGCCCTCCCGCCGCTACGCGCTCGGCCCCCGGCTGATCCGCCTCGGCGAGACCGCGAGCCGGGCGCTCGGCTCGTGGGCCCGCCCCTACCTGGCCGAGCTCACCGAGGCCACCGGCGAGACCTCCAACATGGCGGTGCTCGACGGTGAGCAGATCGTCTACGTCGCGCAGGTGCCCTCGCAGCACTCGATGCGGATGTTCACCGAGGTCGGGCGCCGCGTCGACGCGCACGCCACGGCGGTCGGCAAGGCCGTGATGGCCACCCTGCCGCCGGACGCCGTCACCCAGCTGCTGTCCCGCACGACGATGCACCCGCAGACCGAGCGCACCATCACCTCGATCGAGGCGATGCAGGAGGAGCTGGCCCGCATCCGCGAGCAGGGCTACGCGCTCGACGACGGCGAGCAGGAGGTCGGCGTCCGCTGCTACGCCGTGGCGGTGCCGGGGGCGCCGGCGGGCGCGGCGATCTCGATCAGCGGGCCGGAGGCGCGGATGGCCCGGATCTCGACCGACGAGGTCATCCCCCTCATGCAGCGCCTGGCGAAGGACCTCTCCGCCGAGCTCAGCACCACCACGGCCTGA
- the aceB gene encoding malate synthase A, which translates to MSEKAAGVQVLGGPVERGDEILTEEALAFVAGLQRAFGARRDELLERRKQRRAEAAAKGRLDFLEETKHIREGDWKVAEPPADIADRRVEITGPTDRKMAINALNSGAKVWLADLEDANTPHWHNVVSGQVNLYDLVRKQIELTTPKKTYKLRDDIQHAVPLVRPRGWHFDEKHILVDGKPVVAAFVDFGLHFFHNAKELISRGSGPYFYLPKMESHLEARLWNDVFTHAQKELGIPHGTIRATVLIETFPAAFEMEEILYELRDHSAGLNAGRWDYLFSVIKTFRDSDKYILPDRNSVTMTAPFMRAYTELLVRTCHKRGAFAIGGMAAFIPTKDPATNEKAMAKVHEDKKREAGDGFDGSWVAHPGLVPICFEEFDAVLGDKPNQIDRTRDDVQVTADQLLAVSETPGEKTIEGLRGAVDVGVRYIVSWLGGNGAAAIHNLMEDAATAEISRSQIWQWLHNDVVLASGERVTADLVREVLADTEKQLRAEEGFPVEHLSRAVELFEQVAVADEFVDFLTLPAYEQID; encoded by the coding sequence ATGTCCGAGAAGGCAGCAGGCGTGCAGGTGCTCGGCGGTCCCGTCGAGCGCGGTGACGAGATCCTCACCGAGGAGGCGCTCGCGTTCGTGGCCGGCCTGCAGCGCGCCTTCGGCGCCCGGCGTGACGAGCTGCTCGAACGCCGCAAGCAGCGCCGCGCGGAAGCCGCCGCCAAGGGGCGGCTGGACTTCCTCGAGGAGACCAAGCACATCCGCGAGGGCGACTGGAAGGTGGCCGAGCCGCCGGCCGACATCGCCGACCGCCGCGTGGAGATCACCGGCCCGACCGACCGCAAGATGGCGATCAACGCGCTGAACTCCGGCGCCAAGGTCTGGCTGGCCGACCTCGAGGACGCCAACACCCCGCACTGGCACAACGTGGTCTCCGGCCAGGTCAACCTCTACGACCTGGTCCGCAAGCAGATCGAGCTGACCACCCCGAAGAAGACCTACAAGCTGCGTGACGACATCCAGCACGCCGTGCCGCTGGTGCGCCCGCGCGGCTGGCACTTCGACGAGAAGCACATCCTGGTCGACGGCAAGCCGGTGGTCGCCGCCTTCGTCGACTTCGGCCTGCACTTCTTCCACAACGCCAAGGAGCTGATCAGCCGCGGCAGCGGGCCGTACTTCTACCTGCCGAAGATGGAGAGCCACCTCGAGGCCCGGCTCTGGAACGACGTCTTCACCCACGCGCAGAAGGAGCTCGGCATCCCGCACGGCACGATCCGCGCCACCGTGCTGATCGAGACCTTCCCGGCCGCGTTCGAGATGGAGGAGATCCTCTACGAGCTGCGCGACCACTCCGCGGGGCTCAACGCGGGTCGCTGGGACTACCTGTTCAGCGTCATCAAGACCTTCCGCGACTCCGACAAGTACATCCTGCCGGACCGCAACTCGGTGACCATGACCGCGCCGTTCATGCGCGCCTACACCGAGCTGCTGGTGCGCACCTGCCACAAGCGCGGTGCGTTCGCCATCGGCGGCATGGCCGCGTTCATCCCGACCAAAGACCCGGCCACCAACGAGAAGGCGATGGCCAAGGTCCACGAGGACAAGAAGCGCGAGGCCGGCGACGGCTTCGACGGCTCCTGGGTCGCCCACCCCGGCCTGGTGCCGATCTGCTTCGAGGAGTTCGACGCGGTGCTGGGCGACAAGCCCAACCAGATCGACCGCACCCGCGACGACGTCCAGGTGACCGCCGACCAGCTGCTCGCGGTCTCCGAGACCCCCGGTGAGAAGACCATCGAGGGCCTGCGCGGCGCCGTCGACGTGGGTGTCCGCTACATCGTGTCCTGGCTGGGCGGCAACGGTGCGGCGGCGATCCACAACCTGATGGAGGACGCCGCGACCGCGGAGATCTCCCGGTCGCAGATCTGGCAGTGGCTGCACAACGACGTGGTGCTGGCCAGCGGCGAGCGGGTCACCGCCGACCTCGTGCGCGAGGTGCTGGCCGACACCGAGAAGCAGCTGCGGGCCGAGGAGGGCTTCCCGGTCGAGCACCTGAGCCGGGCGGTCGAGCTGTTCGAGCAGGTCGCGGTGGCCGACGAGTTCGTCGACTTCCTGACGCTGCCGGCCTACGAGCAGATCGACTGA
- a CDS encoding DUF6986 family protein translates to MARTSLDPAEVTRRLARLSAVDEHIAATYPGARPVRQPVHTCYVPANDVDAGTVRTWGREALAALDRDAPKPEDLAEVLGLDADIARAVHPRVRAKLQDSPVEDLRIDFEDGYGRPGDEAEDADAERTAGVVAGWLREGTAPAHVGLRVKSFDTPELRARSVRTLDVFLTALLREHGGLPDGFLLTFPKVVDVAQVEVFVELLGLLEQQLGLPEQALGFEIQVETTQSIVDSEGRLALPRFLRAGAGRVTGLHFGTYDYTASCGLTAAHQHLAHRACDFARHVMQVSAAGTGVFLSDGSTNVLPVGDQVHHGWRTHHDLVRRSLEHGFYQGWDLHPAQLVTRYTAVFAAFRESAPAEAARLRAYTSAGGGAVLDEPATARALAASFVRALDNGGTDAAEVAEMTGLSEAEVRRLGRL, encoded by the coding sequence GTGGCCAGGACTTCGCTGGACCCCGCCGAGGTCACCCGCCGGCTCGCCCGGCTCTCCGCCGTGGACGAGCACATCGCCGCCACCTACCCCGGTGCGCGACCGGTGCGGCAGCCGGTGCACACCTGCTACGTGCCGGCGAACGACGTCGACGCCGGCACGGTGCGGACGTGGGGACGCGAGGCGCTGGCCGCGCTCGACCGCGACGCCCCGAAGCCCGAGGACCTCGCCGAGGTCCTCGGCCTGGACGCCGACATCGCCCGCGCCGTGCACCCGCGGGTGCGGGCGAAGCTGCAGGACTCCCCGGTCGAGGACCTGCGCATCGACTTCGAGGACGGCTACGGCCGCCCGGGCGACGAGGCCGAGGACGCCGACGCCGAGCGCACCGCCGGGGTGGTCGCCGGCTGGCTGCGCGAGGGCACCGCACCGGCGCACGTCGGGCTGCGGGTGAAGTCCTTCGACACCCCGGAGCTGCGCGCCCGGTCGGTGCGCACCCTCGACGTCTTCCTCACCGCGCTGCTGCGCGAGCACGGCGGCCTGCCCGACGGGTTCCTGCTGACCTTCCCGAAGGTCGTCGACGTCGCGCAGGTCGAGGTGTTCGTGGAGCTGCTGGGGCTGCTCGAGCAGCAGCTGGGCCTGCCGGAGCAGGCGCTGGGCTTCGAGATCCAGGTGGAGACCACCCAGTCCATCGTGGACTCCGAGGGACGCCTGGCGCTGCCGCGCTTCCTGCGCGCCGGCGCCGGCCGGGTCACCGGGCTGCACTTCGGCACCTACGACTACACCGCCAGCTGCGGGCTGACCGCCGCGCACCAGCACCTCGCGCACCGCGCCTGCGACTTCGCGCGGCACGTGATGCAGGTGTCCGCGGCCGGCACCGGGGTGTTCCTCTCCGACGGGTCGACGAACGTGCTGCCGGTCGGCGACCAGGTCCATCACGGCTGGCGCACCCACCACGACCTCGTCCGGCGCTCCCTGGAGCACGGCTTCTACCAGGGCTGGGACCTGCACCCGGCGCAGCTGGTGACCCGCTACACCGCGGTGTTCGCCGCCTTCCGCGAGTCCGCTCCGGCGGAGGCGGCCCGGCTCAGGGCCTACACCTCGGCCGGCGGCGGCGCGGTCCTCGACGAGCCCGCCACGGCCCGTGCGCTGGCCGCCTCCTTCGTCCGCGCCCTCGACAACGGCGGCACCGACGCGGCCGAGGTGGCGGAGATGACCGGTCTGAGCGAGGCGGAGGTCCGTCGGCTCGGGCGGCTGTGA
- a CDS encoding carbon-nitrogen hydrolase family protein: protein MPVLHVATCQFPVSADVRSNADHIARQMREARQRGADVAHFPEGALSGYAGVDFRSFDGFDWELLRSATSELLDLARELRIWVVLGSAHPLTGDHRPHNSLYVVNPSGELVDRYDKRFCSGPPDGSAGDLAHYSPGDHPSTWEIGGIRCGALICYDYRFPELYREYRELGVQLVFHSFHAGGVPAERLAAIEAAIGPDLKPHNPAPTFTFPGITMPAAMTAAAASNHVWISCPNSSAAESLWPAFFVRADGVTLGRLERGTAGVLVCAVDTEADLYDSTAAWRDRALAGVLHSGTPVDDPRSRDRTSF from the coding sequence ATGCCCGTCCTCCACGTCGCCACGTGCCAGTTCCCGGTGAGCGCGGACGTCCGCAGCAACGCCGACCACATCGCGCGGCAGATGCGCGAGGCCCGGCAGCGGGGCGCGGACGTGGCCCACTTCCCGGAAGGCGCGCTGTCCGGGTACGCGGGGGTGGACTTCCGCAGCTTCGACGGGTTCGACTGGGAGCTGCTGCGCTCGGCCACGAGCGAGCTGCTGGACCTGGCCCGCGAGCTGCGGATCTGGGTCGTGCTCGGCTCCGCGCACCCGCTCACCGGGGACCACAGGCCGCACAACAGCCTCTACGTGGTCAACCCGTCCGGGGAGCTCGTCGACCGCTACGACAAGCGGTTCTGCTCCGGGCCCCCGGACGGCTCGGCGGGCGACCTCGCGCACTACAGCCCCGGCGACCACCCCAGCACCTGGGAGATCGGGGGGATCCGCTGCGGGGCGCTGATCTGCTACGACTACCGCTTCCCCGAGCTGTACCGGGAGTACCGGGAGCTGGGGGTGCAGCTGGTGTTCCACTCCTTCCACGCGGGCGGCGTCCCGGCGGAGCGGCTGGCGGCGATCGAGGCCGCGATCGGGCCGGACCTCAAGCCGCACAACCCCGCGCCGACGTTCACCTTCCCCGGCATCACGATGCCCGCCGCGATGACGGCGGCCGCCGCCAGCAACCACGTGTGGATCAGCTGCCCGAACTCCTCGGCCGCGGAGAGCCTGTGGCCGGCGTTCTTCGTGCGCGCCGACGGCGTCACCCTCGGCCGCCTGGAGCGCGGCACCGCCGGCGTGCTGGTCTGCGCGGTGGACACCGAGGCCGACCTGTACGACTCGACCGCCGCGTGGCGGGACCGGGCCCTCGCCGGTGTCCTGCACAGCGGCACGCCCGTCGACGACCCCCGCTCCCGGGACCGGACGTCGTTCTGA